The genomic segment CGATTTTTGAAAATGAATACAAGCGCGGTGAAGAATCTTTCACTGTACGCACGGTTTCATTTCAGCGGAGTTATTTGGACAAAGAGGGGAATTGGCAAACAACCAATAGCTTGAAGGTGAACGACATTCCCAAAGCCGTATTGGTGTTGAATAAAGCGTATGAGTTTTTGACATCAAACAGTCAGGTTGAAGCAGAATCAGATGATGCGGCTACAATGGCAGATGAACAGGTTTGAGGAATTGGCGCACTTATACCTCATACCCTTTCAGTTATCAGTTCGATAATTCAAATGAAAAAAGGTCCAGTAATTAGCTGGACCTTTTGTGTGTACCGGTTCATTTGTAAACCGCTTGTGGCGTAAACGTTTGTGTTTATGACTTACTTCATTATGCTACCTGCCTGTTTCAGAAATATAGATAGTTAGACAATGCCTATGGGTCCAAAGGCTCGTGCAATGCTTTCTTGATCAGAACACCTGCTTTGAAATAGCTCTTTCGCCGCGCAGGAACATAGACAATCTCGCCTGTGCGGGGGTTGCGTGCAGCGGGTTTGGGCTTGGTCGGCTTGATACCCAGCACACCAAATCCTCTGATTTCGATTCGATCACCGGCGATCAGGTTTTCGCGCATCGTGTTAAAAAGTGTATTTACAATCTCATAAGCGAGTTGTTTTTTGATTCCCAGACGATCGGAAATTTTTAACGCGATGTCTTTTTTTGTCATCGTCATGCGGTCCTCCCATTTCACATATATTCTCAAGCCATTGGCTAATATAGCCCTAAACATCTAAGATGCAAGACAAAAATGTTTCATAGTGTCACAAAATTGAAAAATTGCATTTGTTCTATATGTCGCTTATTTTATTATTGTTAATGAGGATAATACATGAGAGCAAAATCAGAAACCAGTGTAATACACCGCGTCACGCGGTATGATGGCTCTATTGGCAAATCCACAGATGATGTGCTGGTCGTAGAGGAGCCGCTTGAAATTCGTGTTGCCGGGGAATCCGTTGCCGTGACCATGCGAACGCCGGGGGACGACCGCGCCCTTGCGCTGGGATTTTTGTATGGCGAGGGGATCATTCGTGAAATTGGCGATGTCGGACGTGCGGAACACTGCGGTCGCCCGGGGACTCCTGAGTACGGAAATGTTATTGATGTTCTCCCACGTCCGGGCGAGATACTCGATCCCGAAAGGATTCGAGCGGGACGAAGAGGCACATTGACTTCATCGGCGTGTGGGGTATGTGGGCGCGAGCAGATAGAAGATATGATGCAACGGTGCCAGCCGATGGACGACAATCGCGCCGTTCGGACAGCGATGATTTTTTATGCACAAGAACAAATGCGTCAATCCCAGTACGTGTTTGCACAAACAGGGGGTGTTCATGCTGCTGCCGCATTTTCAGAAACGGGAGATATGTATTGCTGTTTTGAAGATATTGGCCGACACAATGCAGTAGATAAGGTTGTAGGACATTTGATCGAAACGCATAACATAGTAGAAGGAGAGGGAGTTCAGATACTCGCGGTAAGTAGCAGAGCGAGTTTTGAAATCGTGCAAAAGGCCGTTGTTGCGCGCATACCTGTCGTGGTTGCCGTATCTGCAGCGAGTTCATTGGCAGCAGATCTTGCACAGGCGATGGGAATAACTCTCATTGGTTTTGCACGCGACAAAAGGATGGTCATTTATACAGGGGCTGTGCAATAGGGTGGGGTAAGAGATCTCGCATCCCCTATAGGCGGTTGGGCTGGTTGGCCCAACCGCTAAATTTTGCCGTATATGGGAACACTATTTGCAAATTTCAGGTCTAATCGTTGGCAAAGCACAATGAGGGGCATATTGATGGTTATTCGCATTTCAAACTTGACAAAAGTATATCGACGTGGCGCGGTTCCCGCCTTAGACGATGTCACATTGACCATTCCGCACGGAACATTTGGCCTATTGGGACCCAATGGTGCAGGCAAGACAACGCTGATTAAAATTTTATCGACTCAGATGGACGCATCGAGTGGCAACGTGACCATGGATGAGTTCGACCTCGTAAAAGACCGCACTGAAATTCGCCGGCGCCTGGGATATTTGCCCCAGCATTTTGGGACCTATCCACAACTGACTGCCTGGGAATTTCTCGATTATATGGCTGTTTTAGGCGGCATGCATAATAGAAGTTCGCGTTTGAATCGCGTGGAGCAAGCTCTAAACGAAGTCGGATTGTACGAAGCGCGCAATCGGCGTTCGGGCACGTTTTCAGGTGGCATGATGCGTCGCCTTGGCATTGCACAGACCATTTTGACCGATCCAGAGTTTCTCATTGTCGATGAACCCACCGTGGGACTTGACCCGGAAGAGCGCATACGGTTTCGGGGTATTTTGGGACGCTTGAGCAGCGATCGCGCAATTTTGATTTCCACGCATATTGTGGGCGATATTTCGAGTACCTGCGAAGATCTCGCGGTCCTGGATACCGGACGGCTGATCTTCCGCGGTTCTCCCGGAGAACTCATTTCAAAAGCCGATGGCAAAACGTGGGAAGTACAGGTCGATGATGCTGGCTTTGAAATGCTGTCGCGCGTGTTTCGCGTAGTCACAGTAAATGTTGAGGGCGATTTGATGCGTCTGCGTATGGTGGGCGATGGCGAGCCTCCCGCTGATGCCGAAGCAGTCGCGCCCAATCTCGAAGATGCCTATGTCTATTTTGTCGGAGGCGATACCACAGGCGAAATCGCCGCGTAGCCGCGTAAAGGATTAATGCCATGTTATCTATTTTTTACAATGTATGGGGCGTTGCGCGTTATGAGCGCAAAATGCTCTTGAGAACCACAAAATTCCGTATTTTGGGCGGTCTGGGCATGAGCATTCCCGTTTTGCTCGGCATCGGCTTTGCCATAGCAGAAGCCAACGGTGCTGAACTGCCCGTGGGAATCGATTCTTATGTTCCATTTTTAGTGTACAGTTTCTTGCAGACCATTGTCATAGCATTTATTGTGGGAGATTTTAGAGCAGCGGATGAACAGGCGCATATTTACGAAGTCGTGGCCGGACGTCCCATTTCCACTGCGGAACTGGTTGCGGGTAAGTATCTGGGCATTGTTAGCGCGCTTGTCTTTTTGAGCCTGGGCGTTCTGCTTTTAACCCTGAGTATCCAGGCTGCAAAAATCAGCATGACGGGTAATCCATTTACAATAAAACCCTATATCAGCTACCTCGTGCTCATGAACCTGCCCGCTCTCATTTTTATGTCTTCTGTGACATTTTTCCTGGGTGCAGTATTGCGACGGCAAGCGGCAGTTGCTCTGATTGTGATCGGGTATTTGTTGGCCGTCCTGTTATTCCTGGGCAGGCGATATGACGGCATCTACGACTTTGGTGCTTTTTTTACGCCTCTGTATTATTCCGACCTGATTGGTCTGGCAGATATGACGCAAGTGGGGCTAAAGCGCCTGTTTTACATCTTGCTCGGCATTGGATTTTTTGGCTTTTCAATTGATTGGTATCCCCGTCTTGCACATTCTTTAGTCGCGCGGTGGTTTGGCCGAGGATGCGCGCTGACCGGTTTTGGCTTAGCCGTGGGGCTTTACTTTTATATGGATTCAGAAGCGCAAGATGGGAAAGCGTATCGCAGTTCGTTGCTCGAGCAACAGGAAGCGGTTGCGAATATTCCCGTTGCGGAAATAACCCATTACGATCTGGCATTGACGCTTTTGGAAGAGGAGCCGCTTGCCGTCTCTGGCACGATTAGATTGAAAAACCCCCATGAAGCGCCGCTTGATACGCTGATACTTTTGCTCAATCCCGGATTTGAAATCCAGAGCCTGATGCGCGGCGATGGCGGCGCAATAATGTGGGAGCGTATGGGAAGCGTGATCCGCATCATACCCGCTAACCCTCTGCAATCGGAGCACGAACTCGATCTGACATTGGCTTATGTGGGTGATATTAACACGGATGGTTTTGATCTCCAACGAGAAAAAGCGAGACCGAAGTTACGCAAACGCGACGGCATATTTAATAAGGGATCTGTAACGGCGTGGATTCGCGACAATTCCGTCTTTTTGCCTCCGCGCAGCCGATGGTATCCCGTGACAGGCGTTGATTACGGCTATGAGGACACGCGTAAGGTCTCTTTTTCAACGGCAAATTTGCAAATAACATATCCGAAAGGCATCGAAGTCATTACTCAGGGGCAAGTCAGCAAGACCGATACGCTCGGTACACAGGTAACGCGTCAATGGATCGTCGAAAAACCCGTGCCTGTCCTATCGCTGAATGCGGGCGAATACCGCGTTTATCGCGCGACCATTCACGATGTCGAATGCGCCCTTTACGCCCACCCATCGCATCTGCGTCCGGTCCGATTTTTTGAAGGTGCCGAAGAAGAGATTTTGCGCGCGCTTGGGCAAATTATGGACGCAATGGAGCAGGAATCGGGCATGAAATATCCCTATCCCAGTCTTTCTCTGGTGGAAATTCCCTTCCACGTTCAGTGGTATTACGAAGGCTGGGAAGAAAAGGGCGGTTTGACACAACCCGGCGTGTTGATGATTGAAGAAGATGTGTTCATGAGGCAGCAATTTACCCGAGATTTTAGGCGTTCTCAAGAGCGCTCACGCGGCAATCGTGAACCCAAAGACATTAAAAAAGATCTTTTGGTACGCGCGGTTTTTTCGACCTTTTTTTCCAGAGAAGGAAATTCGGGCAGACAGGGACAACCCGGTGGGTTATTTCGCAGCCCTGTTGTTCAACTCTGGGCTTATGACAAGCAGTTTGTGGGCGAACATCATTCCCTTCTCAAAAAGGGCATGCCCCTGTATCTCCAGAATGATTTGAGTTCCAATATGACCTCTGCTTTTTATTCGAGCCAACGACGCGGTGGTGGCGGCGATAGGGGGCGTGGCGGTCGCGATGGTCCTGGCGGTCGCGGTGGTCCCGGTGGTCGCTTCGGCTCGGGTGGGGGATCGGGTGCGGCCTGGGATACGTTAATTGCGAAAATGCAGCGAAAATCATTTGCCGATTTGAATCCCGAAAAGCAAGCCGGTCTCTACCGCCAAGTTCTCGACGCCAAGGGGCCCGCACTTTTTCAAATGATGGAATCTTTTTTGGGTGAGGAAACATTTCGCACGGTCTTAGACGACATAGACCACAATCACAAATACGAGGACATCGATTTTTCGACCTTTGAACGCGCTGCTGTGGGCGATACCACAGAAAGTGAAGAGAGCCAAAAATTGCAACGCCTCGTCAACGACTGGATTTTTAGTACAGAAATCCCGGGCTATACCCTCACAAGGGTAAAAGCTCTGAAGATGGACGACGGTTTTGGAATGGTGGTCTATCAATTGATTCTGAGAATTAAGAATAGCGAACCTGGCAGGGGATATGTGCAAATTACTGCTACGGGGCGGGGCGATGAGGCCGTAAAGGGCGTAGAGATTGAAGGGGGACAGGAGGTTGAAGTTTCGATGGTTCTGTGGGAGCAACCATTCAGGGTGATGGTCGAACCCTTTTTTGCGCGCAATCGGCGCCCTCTGATGTCCCCCGTGCGCGTTCCCGAAGATGTCACAGAGGGCTTTCCAGTTGCTTATGTCAAAGACGTGACGGGCGAAGAGTCTGGTCCTGTTGAGATTATTGTAGATAATGACGACGACGGATTTTCAATGCCCGTGCGGCGCGCAACGCGCTACTTCCGGCCCGGACTCAAAGGCGGCAACTGGCGCGAACAGGGACTGCCAATGGCCTTTGGACGATTTGAGACAAATTACCGAAGAAAGTCTCAAGGGGATGGTGCACAGCCTGCGGTTTGGGCAGCGCAAATGCCCAGAGACGGCGAGTACGATGTGAGCTTCTTTTTTCCCGATCCCTCAATGGCCAGGCGCATTCGAATTGCATCGACCTTTACACTCACGGTTTTTCACGGGGGCAAAGCCGATACACTCGAAATAGAACGCGACCAGATGAAAGCGGGATGGAATTATCTGGGTCGATACAAATTTACCGAGGGCGAAGAAGCCGCAGTCGAATTGTCTGACCGCGCAGAGGGGCGAGGGGGTCTCTATGCCGATGCCGTGCGATGGCGCTTTTTTGATCCGGAAAACCCCGATGCCTACGAAGATGAAATGCCCACCTTTACTGGGCGCGGCAGAGGTGGACCAGGTGGCGGACGTGGCGGTGGCGATCGCGGCGGGGATGGTAGGCGAGGTCCCGGTGGTAACAGGGGTGGCGGCGGATTTTTGGGATTTTAATTTAACGGAGGAATGGACGTGAAGTTTGATTTTTGCTCAAAATTTCTGTTGGCAATTGTCCTTTGTGGGCTGGCCGCCTGTGATCAACAGGCGGAACAGCGCACCGTTGACCTGACGGTTCCCGTTACTGTTCAATCCGTAGAGACGGGAACAATCGAATCCATTGTGACGGCTACCGGGACACTTAGACCTGTGCGCGAAGCCCAGATCACAACGGAGATTCGGGGAAATCTGTACTGGAGCAAGGGGAGTAATAACCGCCTACTCGCCAAAGGGGCAGAGGTTAGAAGGGGGCAAACCATAGCGCGACTCGACAGCGACGAATGGGTTGTCGGCGCACGGGTGGAAGCGCGTAAACTGGCGGTTGAAACAGCCAAACGAACGCTAAAAGAACAGGAAACCCTGTTTAGCCGACAACTGGCAACGGAAATGGACGTCGAAAGTGCGCGTAGAGCCTGGGCCGATGCAGAAGCCAATTATCAGGATGCCCTCATCAAGATCGATAAAACCAGGCTTTTAGCTCCCATACAGGGTGTGTTGTCGGAACTCGCGGATATTACGCAGGGAACGCTGGTGACGCCGAATACCGCAATCGCAAAAATTATGGATTATACACAGGTATTTGTCGATCTGAAAATTCCCAATGCCCAGATTATTAACGTGAAATTGGGCCAGAGCATCCGCGTGAGCAATTACGCTTTGCCCGAAGAAGTTTTTGAGGGCGAAATTGTTGAAATGGATCCGGCTATTGATCCGGTCACGCGCACGGTTCAGGTCGTCGGAATGGTCGATAATCCCGACTTGCTGTTGCGGGCGGGGATGTTTGTCAAAACAGAAATAGTCACGGAATCGCGGCAAAACGTCGTACTTATTACGCGCAATCTCGTTTTGCGGCGGCGAAATCAGAAGGTCGTTTTCGTCGAAGAAGAAGGCCGCGCACAACAACGCGAAGTCGAAACAGGTCTGGAAGACCGAGACCGCGTGGAAATTGTGGTAGGACTTGAACCAGGTGAACAGTTGATCACGAGCAATTACGAAACGCTGAGGCCGCGAACTCGAGTGCGGGTCACGGGAGATAGACGATGAATTTGCCGGAATTTTCAACGCGATATCCCGTGACGATTGCCATGGCGACTCTCGCGGTAGTGTTGCTTGGATGGATATCGTTAGACGGATTGGGTACCGATCTCTTGCCCGATTTGCAGACGCCAGTCGTCACCATAGACCTGACAGCACCGGGCAAATCCCCTGTCGAGATCGAAGAAAGCTATACGCGCCGCCTCGAACGCGATGTGAGCACGATTAACGGCGTCAAGCGCGTCTATTCGATTACCCGTTCAGGACAGGCTGTGGTCATTGCAGAATTTGCCTGGGATGCGGACATGGATTACGGGTTGCTCGACGTGCAAAAAAGAGTGGGGCGCTATGCGGTCAATGAAGATGTATCACAGTTGGATGTGACGCGCGAAGATCCGCTCTCGCTTGCGGTGATGCGCATTGCGATTACAGCAGACGAAAACACGGAACTCGACGCATTGATGGGTACGGTAGAATTGTTGATCAAACCCAAATTGGAAGCCCTCGACGGCGTGGCGTCTGCCGAGGTGGAAGGGGGAGCGGAAAAGGAAGTGCGCGTTACACTCGATCCTTATTTGCTCGAAGCGTTTGGGCTTTCATCCGATGCGGTCATCAATCGCATCGCACAGGCAAATGCCGATGTATCCGGAGGTACGCTCAGAGAAAATCAGCAGTCGTATCTGGTCAAAGCCCTCGGTCGCTTAGATGACATAAACGATGTGCGGGAAGTCATCGTGGGAGAAAGGCGCGGGGGAGGGGGCACAGTTTCTGGCGATCGCGTGCCGGTACGCGTGCGCAACGTGGGCACGGTTGACCTGGAATATCAAGAGCGAGAAACCATTGTGCGCCTCGACGGACGGGAATGCGTTGGCCTCGCCATTTACAAAGAAGCCGGTAGCAATACAGTCGCCGTGGTCAATACGGTATTGGATGCGATAGACGATATCGAAGCAGACCTGAGCGGCATGCACTTCACAACCGTCGAAAACCAGGCGCGATTTGTCGAAGATGCCATAGGAGAAGTCGAAACATCTGCCATTCACGGGGCATTTTTGGCGATTCTCGTGCTTTTGATCGCGTTGCGGAGCTGGACAGTGACGCTGGTGATCGGGTTGGCAATCCCCATTTCCGTATTGGCGACATTCACGCTTATGTACTTTGAGGGTTTGACCCTGAATATTATGACGCTGGGCGGGTTGGCTCTGGGTGCGGGCATGCTCGTTGACAATGCCATTGTGGTTATTGAGAATATTTATCGTCACCTGGAAAGCGGCGAGGACGCGCGCACAGCATCGAGCCGCGGCGCCTCTGAAGTCGGCGTGGCAATTTTGGCTTCAACGCTGACGACCGTGGCTGTCTTCTTGCCCATTGTCTATTTGCAGGGGCTGGCGGGCAAACTCTTTGTGGATCAGGCATGGACAGTTGCATTTTCTCTGTTGTCTTCTCTGGTTGTGGCAATGACGACGATTCCGATGCTGACGTCGCGCATCTTTAGACGGTTGAATACTACGCACAAAACGACTGTTCGGTCGGACAAATACTATCGGTTTCTCAATGGTATTTTGAACCGCAAACTCATCATGCTCGGCGTCGTATTGCTAATTTTGGGCGGAACCGGGTATATCGCCCGCGAGTTGCAGACAGAATTTATTCCGCGCGAAGATCAAGGGCTATTCCAAATTGACCTCACATTGTCCGAAGGCTCGCGTGTGGAACTGAGCGATCAGGTCGCCCTGCACGTCAAAGAGATTGTCGAAAGCGTTGGCGGGAGCGATGTGGCGCATGTGTACGCGCTGACCGGCCTCAACCCCGCTCGGATATCGACCGGAGGCGAACCGACGGGTCCCAATCGCGCGACTCTATCGGTGGCGTTGCACACACAGCGGTCGCGCAGCGTCAGCGAACTGGTGCGCGACCTGGATCCCATTTTAAGTGCCATGCCCGATATCGAAGTGAAATACAAGTTGCACGAAACCGCGCTTGAAGGCGTGATGGGGGGACAAGAAGCGCCCATTCAGGTCGAAGTGTCTGGAGAAAATCTCGATATTTTGGCACGCATCACAAAAGAGCTTCAGACGAGGATTGAGGATCTGCCTTCGGTGTACAATGTGCGCACGAGCTTTCAGGGCGGGCAGCCAGAAGTCGATCTGGCGATTCGCGATGAGGTGGCGGCGGCATTCGGATTGACCACCCAGACCATCAGCCGCACATTGGAAAGACAATTATCGGGTGAAGTTGCTGGCGAACTGTCTAAAGACCAGCGCACGCGGGATATCCGGGTAAAATATCGAGATATTGATCTGCGCGAACTCCACACCATGCAAATCGAAGGAACA from the Gemmatimonadota bacterium genome contains:
- a CDS encoding efflux RND transporter permease subunit, coding for MNLPEFSTRYPVTIAMATLAVVLLGWISLDGLGTDLLPDLQTPVVTIDLTAPGKSPVEIEESYTRRLERDVSTINGVKRVYSITRSGQAVVIAEFAWDADMDYGLLDVQKRVGRYAVNEDVSQLDVTREDPLSLAVMRIAITADENTELDALMGTVELLIKPKLEALDGVASAEVEGGAEKEVRVTLDPYLLEAFGLSSDAVINRIAQANADVSGGTLRENQQSYLVKALGRLDDINDVREVIVGERRGGGGTVSGDRVPVRVRNVGTVDLEYQERETIVRLDGRECVGLAIYKEAGSNTVAVVNTVLDAIDDIEADLSGMHFTTVENQARFVEDAIGEVETSAIHGAFLAILVLLIALRSWTVTLVIGLAIPISVLATFTLMYFEGLTLNIMTLGGLALGAGMLVDNAIVVIENIYRHLESGEDARTASSRGASEVGVAILASTLTTVAVFLPIVYLQGLAGKLFVDQAWTVAFSLLSSLVVAMTTIPMLTSRIFRRLNTTHKTTVRSDKYYRFLNGILNRKLIMLGVVLLILGGTGYIARELQTEFIPREDQGLFQIDLTLSEGSRVELSDQVALHVKEIVESVGGSDVAHVYALTGLNPARISTGGEPTGPNRATLSVALHTQRSRSVSELVRDLDPILSAMPDIEVKYKLHETALEGVMGGQEAPIQVEVSGENLDILARITKELQTRIEDLPSVYNVRTSFQGGQPEVDLAIRDEVAAAFGLTTQTISRTLERQLSGEVAGELSKDQRTRDIRVKYRDIDLRELHTMQIEGTDGAILTLGDIAELNIIEGPREILREDQRRVGRITGYLTEGRILSEAVADVRATMQEVVVPSGYRIEIGGEERERAASFESLKFALLLSIVLVYMVMASLFESTLHPFTVMFSVPLAGVGVIFGFYFLGEPLSVMAYIGIIMLGGIAVNDAIILVDRINQLRQAGLTLREAILQGGQDRLRPIMMTSATTILALLPMAIGFGEGAKLRAPMAIAVIAGLVTSTLMTLLVIPTMYELIDRLRGKSA
- the fdhD gene encoding formate dehydrogenase accessory sulfurtransferase FdhD gives rise to the protein MRAKSETSVIHRVTRYDGSIGKSTDDVLVVEEPLEIRVAGESVAVTMRTPGDDRALALGFLYGEGIIREIGDVGRAEHCGRPGTPEYGNVIDVLPRPGEILDPERIRAGRRGTLTSSACGVCGREQIEDMMQRCQPMDDNRAVRTAMIFYAQEQMRQSQYVFAQTGGVHAAAAFSETGDMYCCFEDIGRHNAVDKVVGHLIETHNIVEGEGVQILAVSSRASFEIVQKAVVARIPVVVAVSAASSLAADLAQAMGITLIGFARDKRMVIYTGAVQ
- a CDS encoding ABC transporter ATP-binding protein; translated protein: MVIRISNLTKVYRRGAVPALDDVTLTIPHGTFGLLGPNGAGKTTLIKILSTQMDASSGNVTMDEFDLVKDRTEIRRRLGYLPQHFGTYPQLTAWEFLDYMAVLGGMHNRSSRLNRVEQALNEVGLYEARNRRSGTFSGGMMRRLGIAQTILTDPEFLIVDEPTVGLDPEERIRFRGILGRLSSDRAILISTHIVGDISSTCEDLAVLDTGRLIFRGSPGELISKADGKTWEVQVDDAGFEMLSRVFRVVTVNVEGDLMRLRMVGDGEPPADAEAVAPNLEDAYVYFVGGDTTGEIAA
- a CDS encoding integration host factor subunit beta, producing MTMTKKDIALKISDRLGIKKQLAYEIVNTLFNTMRENLIAGDRIEIRGFGVLGIKPTKPKPAARNPRTGEIVYVPARRKSYFKAGVLIKKALHEPLDP
- a CDS encoding efflux RND transporter periplasmic adaptor subunit, producing the protein MDVKFDFCSKFLLAIVLCGLAACDQQAEQRTVDLTVPVTVQSVETGTIESIVTATGTLRPVREAQITTEIRGNLYWSKGSNNRLLAKGAEVRRGQTIARLDSDEWVVGARVEARKLAVETAKRTLKEQETLFSRQLATEMDVESARRAWADAEANYQDALIKIDKTRLLAPIQGVLSELADITQGTLVTPNTAIAKIMDYTQVFVDLKIPNAQIINVKLGQSIRVSNYALPEEVFEGEIVEMDPAIDPVTRTVQVVGMVDNPDLLLRAGMFVKTEIVTESRQNVVLITRNLVLRRRNQKVVFVEEEGRAQQREVETGLEDRDRVEIVVGLEPGEQLITSNYETLRPRTRVRVTGDRR